One window of Erwinia aphidicola genomic DNA carries:
- the yedA gene encoding drug/metabolite exporter YedA, translating into MTLRRAPALLPLLAALFCLYFIWGSTYLVIRIGVESWPPMMLAGLRFLLAGVVLLTFLLLRGEKLPSLRAAGNAALVGIMLLALGNGAVTVAEHQQVPSGLAAVMVATVPLFAMCFSRLFGIATRWIEWLGIAVGLVGIILLNSGGHLAGNPWGALMILGGSLSWAFGSVWGSRITLPNGMMAGAVEMLAAGAVLLIASTLSGEHLVQKPSLAGFFSLGYLSLFGSVIAINAYMFLIRNVTPAIATSYAYVNPVVAVLLGIAFAGESLSAREWLALAIIVLAVILVTLGKYLFPAKPIVKSCEP; encoded by the coding sequence ATGACGTTACGCCGTGCCCCCGCCCTGCTGCCGCTGCTGGCCGCGCTGTTCTGCCTCTATTTTATCTGGGGCTCCACCTATCTGGTGATCCGCATTGGCGTCGAGAGCTGGCCGCCAATGATGCTGGCCGGGCTGCGCTTTTTGCTGGCTGGCGTGGTGCTGCTGACTTTTCTGCTGCTAAGAGGTGAAAAGCTGCCGTCGCTGCGCGCGGCCGGTAATGCCGCGCTGGTTGGCATTATGCTGCTGGCGCTCGGCAACGGCGCTGTCACCGTGGCGGAGCATCAGCAGGTGCCGTCCGGGCTGGCAGCGGTGATGGTAGCGACCGTGCCGCTGTTTGCCATGTGTTTCAGCCGCCTGTTTGGCATTGCTACGCGCTGGATCGAGTGGCTGGGCATCGCCGTTGGGCTGGTGGGGATTATCCTGCTCAACAGCGGCGGCCATCTGGCGGGCAACCCGTGGGGTGCGCTGATGATCCTCGGCGGCTCTCTGAGCTGGGCCTTTGGTTCGGTATGGGGGTCACGCATTACGCTGCCCAACGGCATGATGGCGGGCGCAGTGGAGATGCTGGCAGCAGGCGCAGTATTGCTGATTGCCAGCACGCTGAGCGGCGAACACCTGGTGCAGAAACCCTCGTTGGCGGGCTTCTTCTCGCTCGGCTATCTCAGCCTGTTTGGATCGGTGATTGCGATTAACGCCTATATGTTCCTGATCCGCAACGTCACCCCGGCTATCGCCACCAGCTACGCCTACGTCAATCCGGTGGTGGCGGTGCTGCTGGGTATAGCCTTCGCAGGGGAGAGCCTGTCAGCCCGCGAATGGCTGGCGCTGGCGATTATCGTGCTGGCGGTGATTCTGGTGACGTTGGGGAAATATCTGTTCCCGGCAAAGCCGATCGTAAAATCCTGCGAGCCTTAA
- a CDS encoding DUF6388 family protein, with protein MKTVEEYYAIAKDLFLEAHPDLKTGIENLTAEQASTMGMSVEQLRELQKERAYAAYVREKKLDGVLFAIQLAEPDKAVMVDAIEAYLHSHAEALGMSWEEFCIKNEL; from the coding sequence ATGAAAACCGTTGAAGAGTATTACGCCATCGCCAAAGATCTGTTTCTTGAGGCGCACCCGGATTTGAAGACCGGCATTGAAAATCTGACCGCTGAGCAAGCGTCCACCATGGGCATGAGCGTTGAGCAGCTGCGCGAGTTGCAGAAAGAGCGGGCTTATGCGGCATATGTGCGCGAGAAGAAACTGGACGGCGTGCTGTTTGCTATTCAGCTGGCAGAGCCGGATAAAGCGGTGATGGTCGATGCGATTGAGGCCTATCTGCATAGCCACGCCGAAGCGCTGGGCATGAGCTGGGAAGAGTTCTGTATTAAGAACGAGCTGTAA
- a CDS encoding tyrosine-type recombinase/integrase, with translation MSLNDTKIRSLKPSAKPFKVSDSHGLYLLVNPGGSRLWYLKYRINRKESRLGLGAYPEVSLADARQQRDGIRKLLAQNINPAQQRSAERATSSPEKTFKYVALDWHKSNRTWSENHASRLLASMNNHLFPVIGHVPVAELKPRHFIDLLKGIEQKGLLEVAARTRQHICNIMRHAVHQELIEHNPAANLDGIIAPPVKRHYPALPLERQPELLIRIEDYQQGRELTRLAVSLTLHLFIRSSELRFARWFEIDFKNRIWTIPATRESIPGVRYSGRGAKMRTPHIVPLSCQAIAILKQIREISGHQVLIFPGDHNPYKPMCENTVNKALRLMGYDTKDEICGHGFRAMACSALMESGLWAQDAVERQMSHQERNSVRAAYLHKAEYLDARKAMLQWWSDYLDMCRKAYAPPYICGKEISCAMG, from the coding sequence ATGTCTCTTAACGACACAAAAATCCGCAGCTTAAAACCATCCGCAAAACCCTTCAAAGTTTCCGATTCTCATGGACTGTACCTGTTGGTCAATCCCGGCGGTTCACGTCTCTGGTATCTCAAATATCGTATCAACAGAAAAGAATCACGCCTCGGCTTAGGTGCCTACCCTGAAGTGTCTTTGGCTGATGCCCGCCAACAACGTGACGGCATCCGTAAACTGCTGGCGCAGAATATCAATCCAGCACAACAGCGCTCTGCTGAAAGAGCCACTTCCTCGCCAGAAAAAACCTTCAAGTATGTGGCACTGGACTGGCATAAAAGCAACCGAACGTGGTCAGAGAACCACGCCTCCCGTCTGCTTGCCAGCATGAACAATCATTTATTTCCTGTGATTGGACACGTGCCGGTAGCTGAACTGAAACCTCGTCACTTTATCGACCTGCTGAAAGGCATTGAGCAAAAAGGTCTGCTGGAAGTCGCAGCACGTACCCGGCAGCATATATGCAACATCATGCGCCATGCCGTACATCAGGAGTTAATAGAGCACAATCCGGCTGCAAATCTGGACGGTATCATCGCTCCTCCCGTTAAACGCCACTACCCTGCCCTTCCGCTGGAGCGACAGCCGGAGCTGTTGATTCGTATTGAGGACTACCAGCAAGGACGAGAACTAACCCGCCTGGCAGTATCACTCACCCTTCACCTATTCATCCGTTCCAGCGAACTGCGTTTCGCCCGTTGGTTTGAGATCGATTTCAAAAATAGAATCTGGACCATTCCTGCCACTCGCGAGTCCATCCCCGGCGTCCGCTACTCTGGGCGTGGTGCAAAAATGCGTACTCCACATATCGTTCCACTTTCCTGTCAGGCTATTGCTATTCTGAAACAGATACGGGAAATATCCGGGCATCAGGTGTTGATATTCCCCGGCGATCACAATCCGTATAAACCGATGTGTGAAAACACGGTCAACAAGGCGCTACGTCTGATGGGTTATGACACAAAAGATGAAATCTGCGGCCACGGGTTTCGGGCAATGGCCTGTAGTGCCCTGATGGAGTCTGGCCTATGGGCACAGGATGCGGTTGAACGGCAGATGAGTCACCAGGAGCGTAACAGCGTTCGAGCGGCTTACCTCCATAAAGCAGAATATCTCGATGCCCGTAAAGCGATGTTGCAATGGTGGTCGGATTATCTGGATATGTGCCGGAAAGCGTATGCTCCACCTTATATTTGTGGGAAGGAAATCAGTTGCGCAATGGGATAA
- the yedD gene encoding lipoprotein YedD yields MNKWMMAAVTAVTLSGCAQLPNYEAAVKTAPPAALVGNWQTVGPQSGLVSDQAMASLIITQEGDTLDCRQWQRVIAKPGKVTFFDDEWVNVNKQMRVMTLDLEGNELHYDKLKMRKVDKPTVECQQALDKQAQPDASLQPQPSTVPAASTTIAAPQP; encoded by the coding sequence ATGAATAAGTGGATGATGGCGGCAGTGACGGCCGTTACGCTCAGCGGCTGTGCGCAGCTACCAAATTATGAAGCGGCGGTCAAAACCGCCCCTCCGGCAGCGCTGGTCGGTAACTGGCAGACGGTTGGCCCGCAGAGTGGGCTGGTGAGTGACCAGGCGATGGCCAGCCTGATTATCACCCAGGAAGGGGATACCCTGGACTGCCGTCAGTGGCAGCGCGTTATTGCCAAGCCGGGCAAAGTCACCTTTTTCGATGACGAGTGGGTTAACGTGAACAAGCAGATGCGCGTGATGACGCTGGATCTGGAAGGTAACGAGCTGCATTACGATAAGCTGAAGATGCGTAAAGTGGATAAACCGACCGTCGAGTGCCAGCAGGCGCTGGATAAGCAGGCGCAGCCTGACGCCAGCCTGCAGCCGCAGCCGTCAACCGTGCCAGCAGCCAGCACCACCATTGCCGCCCCTCAGCCGTAA
- a CDS encoding phosphohydrolase, whose translation MNLTHWQSRFDAFLFETWQHGDKAHDIAHLKRVWQSAQRIMQGTEADELVVLTGCYFHDIVNLPKNHPERHLASKQAADETRRILREVFPDFPADKIEAVAHAVHAHSFSAGVTAETLEAKIVQDADRLESLGAIGLARVFYVSGALGRSLFDSNDPLGRDRSLDDAEWALDHFQKKLLKLPETMQTAEGKRVAEFNASFLVTYMAKLCAELKGDFCALDQSVLEEFSPLAEKY comes from the coding sequence ATGAACCTGACCCATTGGCAATCCCGCTTTGACGCTTTTCTTTTCGAAACCTGGCAGCATGGCGATAAAGCCCATGATATCGCGCACCTTAAGCGCGTCTGGCAAAGCGCGCAGCGCATCATGCAGGGGACAGAGGCTGACGAACTGGTGGTGCTCACCGGTTGCTACTTCCACGACATCGTAAACCTGCCAAAAAACCATCCCGAGCGTCATCTGGCCTCGAAACAGGCCGCAGATGAAACCCGGCGCATTTTGCGTGAGGTGTTTCCTGATTTTCCCGCAGACAAAATCGAGGCGGTGGCGCATGCGGTGCACGCCCACAGCTTCAGCGCTGGCGTGACGGCAGAAACGCTGGAGGCGAAAATTGTGCAGGATGCTGACCGCCTTGAATCGCTGGGGGCGATTGGCCTGGCGCGCGTGTTCTACGTTTCGGGCGCGCTGGGGCGTTCGCTATTTGACAGTAATGACCCGCTGGGGCGCGACCGTTCGCTGGATGATGCCGAATGGGCGCTGGACCATTTCCAGAAAAAATTGTTGAAGCTGCCTGAAACCATGCAGACCGCTGAAGGAAAAAGAGTGGCCGAATTTAACGCCAGCTTCCTGGTAACCTATATGGCGAAGCTATGCGCTGAATTAAAAGGGGATTTCTGTGCCCTCGATCAAAGCGTGCTGGAGGAGTTCAGCCCGCTAGCAGAGAAATATTAA
- a CDS encoding DNA cytosine methyltransferase yields MSDFDRVAAELAEQARAQAQQKEDQDRQLLLRVLEIYDQKTVAATLRKVSQQEWTRESVNRWVKGNSRKMLSEAEVSMLHGMLPAPPAHHPHYAFRFVDLFAGIGGIRSGFEAIGGQCVFTSEWNKHAVRTYKANWYCDEQQHRFNQDIRDVTLSGKPEINEQQAYQHISQQVPDHDVLLAGFPCQPFSLAGVSKKNALGRAHGFECEAQGTLFFDVARIITAKKPAIFVLENVKNLKSHDKGNTFRIIMQTLDELGYDVADADTSGPQDPKIVDGQHFLPQHRERIVLVGLRRDLKLPTFSLSHLSSLYPPKRTPLKALLDPVVEAKYILTPTLWKYLYQYAKKHQARGNGFGYGLVDPEREQGVVRTLSARYYKDGSEILIDRGWDKALGEQDFDNASNQNNRPRRLTPRECARLMGFEQPGSADFRIPVSDTQAYRQFGNSVVVPAFAAVARLLLPWIEQAVRQRQI; encoded by the coding sequence ATGAGCGATTTTGACCGCGTGGCAGCTGAACTGGCCGAACAGGCACGCGCACAGGCGCAGCAGAAAGAGGACCAGGACCGTCAGCTGCTGCTGCGCGTGCTGGAAATTTACGATCAGAAAACCGTTGCGGCAACGCTGCGTAAGGTCAGCCAGCAGGAGTGGACGCGCGAGTCGGTGAATCGCTGGGTGAAAGGCAACAGCCGTAAAATGCTGAGCGAAGCCGAAGTCAGCATGCTGCACGGCATGTTGCCCGCGCCACCCGCCCATCATCCTCACTATGCGTTTCGCTTTGTCGATCTGTTTGCCGGGATTGGCGGCATCCGCAGCGGCTTTGAAGCGATAGGCGGCCAGTGCGTGTTTACCAGCGAATGGAATAAGCACGCGGTGCGCACTTACAAAGCTAACTGGTACTGCGATGAACAGCAGCATCGCTTTAATCAGGATATCCGCGATGTGACGCTGAGCGGCAAGCCGGAGATTAACGAACAGCAGGCCTATCAGCACATCAGCCAGCAGGTGCCGGACCACGATGTGCTGCTGGCCGGTTTCCCCTGTCAGCCGTTTTCGCTGGCGGGCGTATCGAAGAAAAATGCGCTCGGGCGCGCGCACGGTTTTGAGTGCGAAGCCCAGGGCACGCTGTTTTTTGACGTGGCGCGGATTATCACCGCCAAAAAGCCGGCGATATTCGTGCTGGAAAACGTTAAAAACTTAAAAAGCCACGATAAGGGCAATACCTTCCGCATCATCATGCAGACCCTCGACGAGCTGGGCTATGACGTTGCCGATGCCGATACTTCCGGCCCGCAGGACCCGAAGATTGTAGATGGTCAGCACTTCCTGCCGCAGCACCGCGAGCGTATTGTGCTGGTCGGCCTGCGCCGTGACCTGAAGCTGCCGACCTTCAGCCTGAGTCATCTCTCTTCTCTCTACCCGCCTAAACGCACGCCGCTAAAAGCGCTGCTCGACCCGGTGGTAGAGGCGAAATATATCCTGACCCCGACGCTGTGGAAATACCTGTATCAGTATGCGAAAAAGCACCAGGCACGCGGCAATGGCTTTGGCTATGGGCTGGTGGACCCGGAGCGCGAACAGGGCGTGGTGCGCACGCTGTCGGCGCGCTACTACAAGGACGGCTCGGAGATCCTTATCGATCGCGGCTGGGATAAAGCGCTGGGTGAGCAGGATTTCGATAATGCCAGTAACCAGAACAACCGGCCGCGCCGCCTGACGCCGCGCGAGTGTGCGCGCCTGATGGGCTTTGAGCAGCCGGGCAGCGCTGATTTTCGCATACCGGTTTCGGATACTCAGGCCTATCGCCAGTTTGGCAACTCGGTGGTGGTACCGGCGTTTGCCGCCGTGGCACGGCTGCTGCTGCCGTGGATCGAGCAGGCGGTGCGTCAGCGCCAGATTTAG
- the mtfA gene encoding DgsA anti-repressor MtfA, with amino-acid sequence MIKWPWKSDDDAINSGLPWQQALDIPLLSALSSDERKTLIQLADRFLRQKRLVALQGFELDELKSCRIALLFCLPVLSLGYDWLDGFHEVLLYPSPFTVDDEWQDEFGLVHRERMVHAGQSWQQGPIVLNWLDIQDSFDCSGYNLVIHEVAHKLDARGSGEANGVPAMAMRDVASWERELMAAMNHIQDEIDLVGENAASIDAYAASEPAECFAVLSEYFFSAPELLIARFPSLYQRFRQFYRQDPNQRLEQQQLHHNPGGTVH; translated from the coding sequence ATGATCAAGTGGCCATGGAAAAGCGATGACGACGCGATAAATAGCGGGCTTCCCTGGCAACAGGCGCTGGACATTCCATTACTGTCTGCGCTGAGCAGTGACGAACGCAAAACCCTGATCCAGCTTGCCGACCGCTTTCTGCGCCAGAAGCGGCTGGTGGCGTTACAGGGCTTTGAGCTGGATGAGCTGAAAAGCTGCCGCATTGCGCTGCTGTTCTGCCTGCCGGTGCTGAGCCTGGGCTATGACTGGCTGGACGGCTTTCATGAGGTGCTGCTCTACCCTTCTCCGTTTACGGTGGACGACGAGTGGCAGGATGAATTTGGCCTGGTGCATCGTGAACGCATGGTCCACGCCGGGCAGAGCTGGCAACAGGGGCCGATTGTGCTGAACTGGCTGGATATTCAGGACTCCTTTGACTGCTCCGGCTACAACCTGGTGATCCATGAAGTGGCGCACAAGCTGGACGCACGCGGCAGCGGCGAAGCGAACGGCGTACCGGCCATGGCCATGCGCGACGTCGCAAGCTGGGAACGCGAGCTGATGGCGGCAATGAACCACATTCAGGATGAGATTGACCTGGTGGGTGAAAACGCCGCCAGTATTGATGCCTATGCTGCCAGCGAACCGGCCGAGTGCTTCGCCGTGCTGTCGGAGTATTTCTTCAGCGCGCCGGAGCTACTGATTGCCCGCTTCCCGTCACTCTACCAGCGATTTCGCCAGTTCTATCGTCAGGATCCTAATCAGCGACTGGAGCAGCAGCAGTTACACCACAATCCCGGCGGAACTGTACACTAA
- a CDS encoding GNAT family N-acetyltransferase, translating to MITVEKSDPFSSESHRLIEMLSAELAAITGENGKTNFTVETMNNDKALWVLAKNAHGDAIGCGAIRPLTQNIAELKRMFSDRSEPGVGSALLTFLETSAKQMGYRELKLETRHINLRAVNFYEKNGYVRIDNYGPYIGREEAVCFSKSLY from the coding sequence ATGATAACAGTAGAGAAATCAGATCCATTTTCTTCAGAATCCCATCGCTTAATCGAAATGCTGTCAGCTGAACTTGCCGCTATTACTGGCGAGAATGGCAAAACCAACTTCACCGTTGAAACTATGAACAATGACAAAGCATTATGGGTATTGGCAAAAAATGCACATGGCGACGCGATAGGATGCGGTGCAATCCGCCCATTAACACAAAACATAGCTGAGCTTAAAAGAATGTTTTCGGACCGAAGCGAGCCAGGCGTGGGTAGTGCATTACTTACTTTTCTGGAAACCTCTGCAAAGCAAATGGGATATCGAGAACTTAAGCTGGAAACCCGACATATCAACCTTCGGGCTGTCAATTTTTACGAGAAAAATGGATATGTTCGTATTGATAATTATGGCCCATACATAGGCAGAGAAGAAGCCGTCTGTTTCTCAAAGTCATTGTACTGA
- a CDS encoding YodC family protein, which translates to MSFIISDEVQHKDGGPAMIVTGVASGMVECRWYDGFSVRREAFSEQELCVLADATPLAG; encoded by the coding sequence ATGAGCTTTATAATCAGTGATGAAGTGCAGCATAAGGACGGTGGGCCTGCGATGATTGTCACAGGTGTTGCCAGTGGAATGGTGGAGTGCCGCTGGTATGACGGTTTTAGCGTGCGGCGTGAAGCGTTTAGTGAGCAAGAGCTTTGCGTTCTGGCTGATGCAACGCCTTTGGCGGGTTAG
- a CDS encoding very short patch repair endonuclease codes for MADVHTSEVRSKNMRAIRTRDTAIEKRLAELLVELGLSYRVQDKSLPGRPDFVLPDHQAIIFVHGCFWHRHHCHLFKLPATRTAFWMGKIDSNVARDKRYVEELTASGWRVLLVWECALRGKTRLQEQELSARLEEWVCAAERNAEIDENGIRQL; via the coding sequence ATGGCCGACGTTCACACCTCCGAGGTGCGCAGTAAGAATATGCGCGCCATCCGCACCCGCGATACCGCGATTGAAAAGCGGCTGGCCGAGCTGTTGGTTGAGCTTGGCCTGAGCTACCGGGTACAGGATAAATCCCTGCCCGGGCGCCCCGACTTTGTGCTGCCCGATCATCAGGCCATTATTTTCGTTCACGGCTGTTTCTGGCACCGCCATCACTGCCACCTGTTTAAGCTGCCCGCCACGCGCACCGCGTTCTGGATGGGTAAAATCGACAGCAATGTGGCGCGCGATAAGCGCTACGTTGAGGAGCTGACGGCCAGCGGCTGGCGCGTTTTGCTGGTGTGGGAGTGCGCACTGCGCGGTAAAACGCGCCTGCAGGAGCAGGAGTTAAGCGCGCGTCTGGAAGAGTGGGTGTGCGCTGCCGAAAGAAACGCGGAAATTGACGAGAACGGTATTCGCCAGCTGTAG
- a CDS encoding DUF808 domain-containing protein, whose translation MAGTSLLTLLDDIATLLDDIAVMGKVAAKKTAGVLGDDLSLNAQQVSGVKANRELPVVWSVAKGSFLNKLILVPLALLISAFAPWAITPLLMVGGAYLSYEGVEKVLHSLHKNKSEETPEAREKRLLKAAQQDAGEFEKKKVKGAVRTDFILSAEIVAITLGIVSESPLLNQVLILSGIAILVTIGVYGIVAGIVKIDDLGFWLQKKTSALAKGLGNVLVAAAPWLMKILTLVGTIAMFLVGGGIIVHGIPQLHHLVTEYSSEMSGLMSSVVSNMANLVVGFIVGSIVLLVVNGVAKMRQKSV comes from the coding sequence TTGGCAGGAACCAGCTTACTAACCTTACTGGATGATATTGCGACACTGCTTGATGACATAGCCGTGATGGGCAAAGTGGCAGCGAAAAAAACCGCCGGGGTGTTAGGCGACGATCTCTCCCTTAACGCTCAGCAGGTCAGCGGGGTAAAAGCCAATCGTGAACTGCCGGTGGTGTGGAGCGTGGCAAAAGGCTCCTTCCTCAACAAGTTGATCCTGGTGCCGCTGGCGCTGCTGATCAGTGCGTTTGCGCCCTGGGCAATCACGCCGCTGCTGATGGTGGGCGGGGCTTACCTGAGCTATGAAGGCGTGGAGAAGGTGCTGCACAGCCTGCATAAAAACAAAAGTGAGGAGACGCCGGAAGCGCGCGAAAAGCGCCTGCTGAAGGCGGCGCAGCAGGATGCCGGTGAGTTTGAGAAGAAGAAGGTAAAAGGGGCGGTGCGCACCGACTTTATCCTGTCGGCCGAAATTGTGGCGATTACCCTCGGCATCGTCTCTGAATCCCCGCTGCTGAATCAGGTACTGATCCTCTCCGGGATTGCCATTCTGGTTACGATTGGCGTGTACGGCATTGTGGCGGGCATCGTCAAAATTGACGATCTCGGCTTCTGGCTGCAGAAGAAAACCTCGGCGCTGGCTAAAGGGCTGGGTAATGTGCTGGTGGCGGCCGCGCCATGGCTGATGAAGATCCTGACCCTGGTTGGCACCATTGCGATGTTCCTGGTGGGGGGCGGCATTATCGTGCACGGCATTCCGCAGCTGCATCATCTGGTGACGGAATACAGCAGCGAGATGAGCGGCCTGATGAGCAGCGTTGTAAGCAATATGGCGAACCTGGTGGTCGGGTTCATCGTGGGGTCGATTGTGCTGTTGGTGGTCAATGGGGTTGCCAAAATGCGTCAAAAATCAGTATAA
- a CDS encoding methyl-accepting chemotaxis protein, with translation MSLLTVLPLRLLRRPRFCFTAPPGWLKSLRGSFILFLIIFSLLQCAGVLLLTRLVSSTGDNVAATHALSNRQALLDKARMELLTASDNSHRAGIYLMQDNQTGSVDSWKSLAETAQASLDEARKLFGQYPASKESPLRQNFTLLADGLQEQLKGLNARDIDTFFMVPMQAFQQQFNDAYYQVLTQENQRSGELNQSTLSSLTNSRNLSLAISALLGGLLLLGGGLLLRGVIQPLDRVSSWLAQIATGDISRQPQLSAFQSAEIRQLTDSISAMQHGLQHIVGEINAISSAVRDSADRMAQQSDEFSAHNQQQTAAFDHISQRLNRVAEEVGHSVAFTRHATQQVQATDSLTQRCGEVVIAVESQMRQIVDASGEIAGIVTLLEGISLQTKLVALNAAIESAHAGVYGRSFSIVAKEIGLLSEKSSASTRTIDGLIGSTHQHIDSGFNQVQALDGLYQEIASAVSGVVTLLSELQHNADAQSKRVNSIAMEIGRLNQQVKESEQLTRRSADTSEALVDHAQRLSHSVSQFVL, from the coding sequence ATGTCACTGCTGACCGTTCTACCGCTGCGCCTGTTACGTCGCCCTCGTTTTTGCTTTACCGCGCCACCCGGCTGGCTGAAAAGCCTGCGCGGTAGCTTTATCCTGTTTTTAATCATTTTTTCGCTGCTGCAGTGCGCTGGCGTGCTGCTGCTGACCCGGCTGGTGAGCAGCACTGGCGATAACGTGGCGGCAACCCACGCCCTCTCCAACCGCCAGGCGCTGCTGGACAAAGCGCGCATGGAACTGCTGACCGCCAGTGATAACAGCCACCGGGCCGGCATCTATCTGATGCAGGATAACCAGACCGGATCGGTCGACAGCTGGAAAAGCCTGGCAGAGACCGCCCAGGCTTCGCTGGATGAGGCGCGTAAGCTGTTCGGGCAGTACCCCGCCAGCAAAGAGAGCCCGCTGCGGCAGAATTTCACTTTGCTGGCCGACGGGCTGCAGGAGCAGCTGAAAGGGCTGAATGCCAGAGATATCGATACCTTCTTTATGGTACCGATGCAGGCGTTTCAGCAGCAGTTCAATGACGCTTACTATCAGGTGCTGACGCAGGAAAACCAGCGGTCCGGCGAACTGAATCAGTCCACGCTCTCCTCCCTGACCAATAGCCGCAACCTGTCGCTGGCAATCTCCGCACTGCTGGGCGGGCTGCTGCTGCTCGGCGGTGGCCTGCTGCTGCGCGGGGTGATCCAACCGTTAGACCGCGTATCCAGCTGGCTGGCGCAGATCGCCACCGGGGACATCTCCCGACAGCCGCAGCTCAGCGCTTTTCAGTCGGCAGAGATACGCCAGCTGACCGATAGCATCAGCGCGATGCAGCACGGCTTGCAGCATATCGTTGGTGAGATCAATGCCATCTCCAGCGCGGTGCGCGACAGCGCTGACCGCATGGCGCAGCAGAGCGACGAGTTTAGCGCCCACAATCAGCAGCAGACGGCTGCGTTTGATCATATCAGCCAGCGCCTCAACCGCGTGGCGGAAGAGGTCGGCCACAGCGTAGCGTTCACCCGCCACGCCACGCAGCAGGTCCAGGCTACCGACAGCCTGACCCAGCGCTGTGGCGAAGTGGTGATTGCCGTCGAGTCGCAGATGCGCCAGATCGTCGATGCCTCCGGCGAGATTGCCGGGATCGTGACGCTGCTGGAGGGGATATCCCTGCAAACCAAACTGGTGGCGCTCAATGCCGCCATCGAATCGGCTCATGCGGGCGTGTATGGCCGCAGCTTCTCTATCGTGGCGAAGGAGATCGGCCTGCTGTCGGAGAAAAGCAGCGCCTCCACCCGCACCATCGACGGGCTGATCGGTAGCACCCACCAGCACATCGACAGCGGCTTCAATCAGGTGCAGGCGCTGGACGGCCTGTATCAGGAGATCGCCTCTGCCGTCTCCGGCGTGGTGACGCTGCTGAGCGAGCTGCAGCACAACGCCGACGCGCAGAGTAAGCGTGTTAACAGCATCGCCATGGAGATTGGTCGCCTGAATCAGCAGGTAAAAGAGAGCGAGCAGCTGACGCGCCGCAGTGCTGACACCTCAGAAGCGCTGGTCGATCATGCGCAACGGCTGTCGCATAGCGTCAGTCAGTTTGTGTTGTAG